CGATTGGGGTAATGACGAAACTTTCTGATTGGGGAACGATGATCGGTCCGCCGCAGCTCAATGAGTATCCTGTTGATCCGGTAGGAGTTGAGATCATAATTCCATCGGCCCAATAGGAGTTGAGGTATTCACCATTCAGATAAGTATGAATGGTGATCATGGATGAGGTTTCTTTTTTGTGAATGGTGAATTCGTTCAGGGCAATATTTTGTCCCTCGAAAATCGGAAAGTTGGACTCTACCCTCAATAGTGTTCGGGCGTCTGTAGAATAATGACCTTTGGCCAGACTATCAATCGCGAATTCAAGATTATCTCTCGATACGCTGGAAAGAAAACCGAGTCTGCCTGCATTCACGCCGACTACCGGGATCTTTGAATCTTTGACAAGAGAAACCGTATCCAGTAAGGTTCCGTCGCCACCGATACTGAAAAGAAAATCGATATCACCGGAGATTTCTTCATGCCTGCTGAATTCCGGAATCTTTGGTTCCAGTGGCAGGTGTTGTTTGAGGAAATTATAGTATTCCGAATGAAGAACAATTTTATGGTCCGATTGACGGAGCAATTTGATCAGAGTTTCCGCCAATTCAATCTGGTTCAGATTTACCGGGCGGCCATAAATGGCAATGTTCATTTATTTTTTATT
This DNA window, taken from Bacteroidota bacterium, encodes the following:
- a CDS encoding NAD kinase — protein: MNIAIYGRPVNLNQIELAETLIKLLRQSDHKIVLHSEYYNFLKQHLPLEPKIPEFSRHEEISGDIDFLFSIGGDGTLLDTVSLVKDSKIPVVGVNAGRLGFLSSVSRDNLEFAIDSLAKGHYSTDARTLLRVESNFPIFEGQNIALNEFTIHKKETSSMITIHTYLNGEYLNSYWADGIMISTPTGSTGYSLSCGGPIIVPQSESFVITPIAPHNLNVRPIVVSDKNVISLEVEGRSQHFMATLDSRSVTIDSGYQLAVRKEAYCINLVRLSNENFLNTLRKKLNWGLDTRN